A window of Zingiber officinale cultivar Zhangliang chromosome 5A, Zo_v1.1, whole genome shotgun sequence contains these coding sequences:
- the LOC121983333 gene encoding T-complex protein 1 subunit epsilon-like codes for MALAFDEYGRPFIIIMEQEQKARLRGLDAQKANISAGQAVARILRTSLGPNGMDKMLQSPDDDVIITNDGATILEQLDVDNQIAKLMVELSRSQDYEIGDGTTGVVVLAGSLLEQAEKLLEHGIHPIRVAEGYEMASRIAVEQLEHISQKFEFSALILSHWCRLA; via the exons ATGGCGTTGGCATTCGATGAGTACGGTCGTCCCTTCATCATAATCATGGAGCAGGAGCAGAAGGCACGCCTGCGGGGCCTCGATGCGCAGAAGGCCAACATCTCCGCCGGACAGGCGGTCGCGCGGATCCTCCGCACCTCGCTCGGCCCCAACGGTATGGACAAAATGCTGCAGAGCCCCGATGACGACGTCATCATAA CAAATGATGGGGCAACAATCTTGGAGCAGTTGGATGTAGATAATCAGATTGCGAAGCTGATGGTGGAATTATCACGCAGTCAAGACTATGAAATTGGTGATGGTACCACTGGAGTTGTTGTTTTGGCAGGCTCACTACTTGAGCAGGCAGAGAAACTATTGGAACATGGTATTCATCCAATTAGAGTTGCCGAGGGTTATGAAATGGCCTCTAGGATAGCTGTGGAGCAGCTTGAGCACATATCACAGAAATTTGAATTTAGTGCACTAATATTGAGCCATTGGTGCAGACTTGCATGA